The following nucleotide sequence is from Ornithodoros turicata isolate Travis chromosome 2, ASM3712646v1, whole genome shotgun sequence.
ACGTGTCATATATATACTGACGCCTTCCGCGCGTACGATATGCTGTGAACACGGTTGCAATAATTCGGGGTAAGAGTCAGTCATGAATTCCCTTTGTAATATGCCTGTGCCTCGCCTGCACTATAGCAGCACTGGTCTGTAGCCTCTGCGGCCAGCGAGGCCGAGCTCAGACGGGGACAAGGTTACAGAACTTTGACTTACATTGTCAGCAGCACGTACACAAATACTCGGGTTATTGAGTGTGCTACTGACAAGGTTAGCCAACCGTAGGTCTCCAACCTTGTCCCAGCCTTTGCGTGGTCTTTCCAGACTACCGTAGTAGATAAATGCAGTTACTAGTTGAACGACGAACGTCGAACGCCGAAAATCTGGAGTGTGTAGTCTTCtccatttcttctttccacTCTCTAAACTCTGTTCAAATATTTCTGAGTGTTACTGTTATGCTGGGCTGGGAGTATAAAGCAGTGACTTTCCCAGAAATTTGCTGCTgtggggtgccgagctttcaggggggaaggggggggggggggtaggctTGGTGAAGGTCCCACgtaaggaatttttcttaggCATGGAAAGAattgtggcacaatggtgacatctctgcacaactttcccgttttgtatgtacatgttattacattAGTTCACAGTAAATTAGAATACAGagtcattatgaacggcatttccacattaagatgcataatcacacgactgacaaagaaaaaagactagcaccttgtctcacgaagctcagtgaatacctagcacacagaTTGGACAAATGCTTGGTACGATCATTTgtatgactgtggtcctacagcccaagtttgacagtacaggatgtaatttgcAGCGCtggactctctaccagaacgtgttggtggccgagctgggtggggtcacgtGTGAAATTTCAggaggggtgttgcaaaaatgcaaggAGGGTGTAAGGAAATCCCTGGTATGAAGCAAGTTGTTGAACTACTTAAGGCAGTGTCTTGACTGAAATAAGCTTTGAGATATGCTAGCTTTTCACAACAAGCTGCATGTCATCTAGTAACCATGACACtgactgtaaaaaaaaatgcctgagttttcttcttttttgttgtacTAAAATGCCTGAGATTTCTTCTTTACTTTTGTCCATTGCAAGGAGCCCTCCAGATGTTTATCATCATCTTGTCATTTTTAAAGTGGGGGACATTGCCTCAGTAGCTGAAATAATCCATCGTTACAGCACCCGCTTCTGCCTCTTGATACTTACTTTCCATCGATGGAAACTCCCGCATTTCATATTTTGCAGGGAAGCCGTGAGTAGTTTCATGGTGTGCCACCAAGTCTTCAAGATGTCGATGGTTGGTGAAGCAGTGACAGCAGGCGAAGTTACCCTTGTCGTTAAACTTTACTCCGTGAACGTTTAAGACGTGACGATTGAGGTTGAAGGTAGTGCTGCTACGGCGATCGCAATAAGGGCAGTCAGTCGTCTTCCCAATTTTGCAGGAGAAGAAACATGAACCCGAAGTTCGCGCGCTTTTGGAGAGTCGCAAGAAGCGAAGCGAACCGCGCGCGGGTGTAGACGGGGGGCGAGAGAGCGCTGGTGGGTGGGTGGAGCCACAGCGCTGCCCACGGGGCCCACGGAGGTGCATGCGTAGAAGCGCGGAGCCAAGTCTCTCTCGAGATGCAGGTCACGTTATAAGAGTAATCTCCAAAGAGGAGGAGTTGGGAGGAGAAAGTCAGAGAGAGGCATACGTCACTTCTTTTTCTGACCCTCTCCGACGACGTCCCTTTCCGGTTCAGAGGGTTCAGAGCACCAGCGGGACCGGCCGGCGGCGCGCCTCAACTTGTTCTGTTTTGTCGGCTGCTCTGAATCACATGCAAGAATTTCACCATGAGTCAGATGGGACAATCGGATAATGAGAGCTTTTCTGGCATTCTCCACCCGTGGGAGCTCGGCTATGAGCTGCCGCTGCTGACCGCCGATGATACACTTGGGCTCCAGTGGTTCGACAAGCACGAAAACATGCCTCACCTTTGCTCAACAACTGTCAAGCAAGAAGACGTCGAACCTCATTCGACGAATGTTCAGGTACCAAACACAAACTGCGCAAACCACAGTGCTGAAGACTGGCCAGGTGACGTTGGATTCCAAGTTAAGTTCAAAGATTATGCATCAACAAACAACGTTTGGACGTACTCGGAAGACAGGCGCAAGCTATACACCGTGATGGGCAACGCGGTTCCAGCTCATTTCGTCACTGACCAAGCTCAGCCTCCAGGTACGACTGTTTGCATTGTCGCCGTGTTTCGAGATCCAGATCTGAGGCTCAAAAATATTCGCCGGTGTCCCGTACACGCTGCCGAATCGGACGGAAAGAATGATTCTCGTGATCACTGGATACTCTGCGATCACCCAGCCACCGTGTACTCCGAAGATGAAGCAAACGGGCAGCGTAACTTTCTCACAGTTCCTTACGAGGCTCCGGATCGTGACAGTAACGATCTGTTCACGTACAGGTTGCGTTTCATGTGTCGCAACAGCTGTGCAGGTAGCATCAACCGACAGGCTACTGCTGTGCTTTTTATTCTACGATCTCCGGAAGGTCGAGACATTGCACGTCGTGTCGTGGAAGTGAAGGCTTGTGCTTGTCCGTGCCGCGATCGGAAGCACGATGAAATGCAGCGGAAGCGTGCACCGTCCGACAACGAACATGGTAAAAAGAAGATTTACACGATCGATGTTTGTGACAAGGAGAGGTACGAATTCCTGCGTAAAGTTAAGGACGCCTTGGAGCTGTTCGAAGCAGAGAAGgcgaggaagaaaaagaagactgcAACCCACACCGCCCGCGAACGTACCAAGAAGTAGAGCTTTCATTCTCTGCCTCAAATGCAATCAATAAACCCCAACAATACTATGCATCCCTTCCATTTATGATGTGTTATTCACGCACACTGGTTGCACTCACTATTTACTGTTTTTCGGGGTACGTTGCCTTTCATAGTTCGTAATCCCTCAGTGTCTTTTGTTGTCCAAGTTTGGTGGGTGACTGGAACTCAGCAGAAGCCGAGCGAATGGACAGAAGCGGTTTTGGTGGGCCGGTTGGCGGGCTTTCTTGTTCTTTTATACGTCGCCGTTCATAACGTTCACTTTGTCCTTTATTAGAAGGTTTTACAAAATGACATATGTTACAGGCATAGTACGGAAACAGCCGTTGTATAGAATGCCAAAAGTCTATGGACAAATTATGAAATACAAATGTTTCAAAGATTACAGAGGCATTCCATTGAATGCCATTGCTCCAGGCGGgcaaggaaaaataattcttccataacttaaaaagGGGGTGCTCAGATAGaaaagttgggggggggggggttctgggTCAGGATAAATCACTGCCTAACGGCTGGGGCATGATGACTCCGGATATGTTCTGCCCAGACCCCCTCCTCACATCTCCTGCGGTGCTGGCAACCGTCCGGCTTGGGTCGGGCGGGCCCCGGGGCTCCATCCCTGGCTGCACCCCTCTCGAAGGCCCCCCAAACTCAGAACCCTGCGCAACCGAGATGGAAGCAGCCGTCTGGTGAAAGGTAGAGAGAAGCGTTGTAATATTAGGTTCCGTAATCGcaaagggtttattcacatgacgtcatccgtcCGCCACTGTCGCAAGCAAGCAGATGAGCTGCCATCGgccgccatactgtaggtcccatccaagtCATACCCATATCGCAGTCACCGTATATTTGGCGTTTCAAAATTATTGTGCTgcgtgatttgtagcatatccaagtaATTTTTATGTTTGCTTTTTATGCTTTATCCAAAAAGCGTATGGCAGCGTACGaatgcgggaacataacttcgagggGCCTACcagtatggcggcgaggtgACGTCACCAGAAAAATATACTTCTGGTACTTCCATCATACCGTCATTTTCAACCAGACGAATATTTCGGGGTAGGGgtggttctatggggactttacatgggcgAGAGGGATTCCTTTTCGCTGCCTCCACCAAATGCACTACCCAAAGTACGATTTCGGGGGATTTgtttgaacccccccccccctttagaCACGGGTAATGGACCAATAGACAAAAACGCACCAACGAAATACACATCAGTCCACACTGCTATGCAGAGTCTTGGCATTTGTACTTCCTAGCCGTATGCACATGAGCGCAAACAACAGCATCACAAGACGCAGAATATACCTTACATGACAGAAACACAGAAACCAAAATAAATCACGTGTTTCCCGCGACACTTATGCACGGTCGGTCACCATCGGTTGGTCCATCTCATATGGTGGTTCACATTATAGGTATGCTTCCCACACTTACGTCGTTTGTCAGAAGTGACAATgtgtgtaaaaaaagaaaaaccgcacacacaaaacaaattCGTTAATGATCATTTTGTATCGAGATATCATAGGTGCAGGCAGatgcggagagttttcattttcccggggggggggggggggggggggcaagggcgcaccgcgaagtaagtactctggccggggaggggtatgtttattacgaaaaaaaagtaaggaaaggtaagccagatggatgtcggcttgttattaaaaaaagtgaaagggggaagacaaaaaaagcaaagaaaagaagaacgcaaaagaaaacaaaaagaaggaaagataaagaaaagaaaactgaagaacacaaaactaaagctgaacaatcacacactctggcgggatcctatgatgtatgcagaactggtatagaaataagaggaagaaagaaaaaaaaaaaaag
It contains:
- the LOC135383913 gene encoding cellular tumor antigen p53-like, whose product is MSQMGQSDNESFSGILHPWELGYELPLLTADDTLGLQWFDKHENMPHLCSTTVKQEDVEPHSTNVQVPNTNCANHSAEDWPGDVGFQVKFKDYASTNNVWTYSEDRRKLYTVMGNAVPAHFVTDQAQPPGTTVCIVAVFRDPDLRLKNIRRCPVHAAESDGKNDSRDHWILCDHPATVYSEDEANGQRNFLTVPYEAPDRDSNDLFTYRLRFMCRNSCAGSINRQATAVLFILRSPEGRDIARRVVEVKACACPCRDRKHDEMQRKRAPSDNEHGKKKIYTIDVCDKERYEFLRKVKDALELFEAEKARKKKKTATHTARERTKK